The region ACTGTCTCCTGTCCCTACGGCACAGCAGTGCCATCTTATTTCAGGCAGCTATTTGTTTACATGGAGTTCGTGCTCCTTGTCACTCCTTGTGTAGCTCCGTGACACGCGGATTGTGCGAGGTTAACCTCAATTTCTTTTAACTTCGAAAACAACCACGTGGGCCGATTGATTAGTGTTTGGTTATTTATTAGTAAATGAAACACGTTCGATATTTTCGATCAATGGTATGCAATAGATGCAGAATATAGTAAGTATCAGTTAATAGAATATCACAATTACGTGTGACATGGTCGCGGCGAACGATGATAGAAAACAGATTTCGAAGAagatcaaaaagaaaaattgtgcaTCTGAATGCTCAGAAATGAAAACAGATACAGGAATGTACGACGAACAAAATGTGAGCCCCTCAAAAGTAAACGGTGTcgttaaaaagattaaaaaagcGAACAAACGTAAGGCCGACACAATCGACGATGCAAAAGATCCCAGTGTTGGTTTGCTTAAGGAGACTGAGCAAACCGAACAATCAACTTTTGATACAGGTTCCAAAAAACTCAGACTCGAAAATGAGAGTGGCAAAGGTATtccgaaaaaaatgttgttttctTTAATAAGAACAAAACAGTGAGGCgagaaataaagtaaaaattatttagcaGAAATTACTTTAATTTGAGCTTCCATGTTTTTAGACAACGACGAGACTGATGAGGATGAAACAGGCACAACGCCAAATATCACAGATAAAGAAGCGAGTCAGATAACCGGAAAGTCGTTGAGAGCAGGTTTCAACTCTGCAGATAGTATTATTGTGCTTAGAAAGTTTGTGACAATTTGCAATGATAAGAAGAAGCACGATTTGTCAGTGCAGTATTTGAACGCAGGAGGAAGTCCATTAGAAATTCTGAAACTCTTGGATACCATGGATAAAAAATCCTCAAGCAATACGACAACTGTTTTCTCAGCGATGGAAATAGTCGTGATGAAGTAAGAAGCCAATTCGGAAGATTCAATCGCTTTGCATATCTTCACAAATATAAAACTAAATTATCAATCCCTGTTTCAGGATCTTGGAAAAATATCCTCAGTATCATTCAAGTGCCACAGAAGCCTGCAGGCATTTGCTAAATTCCCACCTTTCCTCTATACATTCAATGCTTTCCAGTCAGAGTAATGCCAAACAGCGGAAAGTCGTTTTGCGACTTTTAACCGCAGTCGTGTCCCTGGGCGGTAGCCTACCTCGAGAATTGCTAGGACACCTTTCTTTGCACACCCAAGTACTGGACACACTTTCGAGCCACACCCAGCCATCAGATCCACAGTGTGTTCGAACCAGCTTCGTTCATTTCATCCTGTCGTTTCTGGTAGAAGGAAACTTGTCTGTGGTCAGGGCGCTGCTCGAAAAGCGTGGAGTTTTATCCAGCATTTTCCCAGGACTGATATACGATAGTCACCAATTGGTCAACCTCGTTCTGACTACAATCAAGTCTTACGTTCTTGAGAATCCAGGAATCAGCAAAACCATAAAACTCCACACTTTCTCCACTCCAGTTGTCCAGAATCTAGTCTCCCTCTATAATTGGAAAGGGCCGACAAACTGGCCAGGGAAGAATAGGAAACAAAATGTGGAAGAATCTTCAGGTCACACAAAtcttgaggaaaaaaaagtgtgcCTAACAATTCTATAATATAAAACTAAACATAGATGAAACACATTCATAGTTCTTCACACTACCCACAGGTGGTCGTCGAGGTGGttcatgaatttttatcaacgCTACTTACGTCCAACAAATTTGGTATAATATTTCACGATCGTTCACTGGGCACATCTggtcaaaaaaataatcagctGGCAAACACTATACTTCAGAGCTTAGATCGTCCGTGGGAGCACGAAAAGCCTGCAGACTTAGTTGTGAGAATTTTAGTCGCATGCCCTGATCTGATCAGATCTCAGCTTGTGTACACCGAATCTTATTTGGCGCCAGTGGCATCAAAAAACTGGGTTCTACTCATGAAATTTATGCAGAAGGTAAACTTTAGATATCCAATCCTCTTTCTTGTATTGTAAATTCGAACAGTTTTATCATTTCGACTCATCATGTTTCATTTCAGGTTATCGGCTCGCTGGATCCCAAATTGTGCTTAAAACCATGTTTGCCAGAACTGACTATTTCGCAGTTATTTTCTGCACTGACAACTCTCACAGCACCTTTGATTATACTGAAAAATGCTATTGCCCCATCCATTGATCATGACAATGCTTTGATACGACAAACTTCTATAGTCCTGCTCTCCGTCATGCTGGGGcaattgaacaatttcatGAATACCATAAGAAATGACAGCATTTATCGCTCTGATGCAGAAAAGATACAGCATTTAGTTACTGACTACATGTTGAAGGTGATAATACTTTATCTAACTATTTTGAAGTCCCTGAAAATATCGTGTGTTCGCCGAATCATTACCAATTGATTTTCAGAACATTCCTAGTCTTGATTCGATCCTAACTGCTTGGAACAAGGCACTGTTGCTGGACAAAGAACACGAAGAAGATTCCGAGGCAGTGGTAACAGTTTCCCAATCGccttgtaaaaacagtcttgaaGCAATTTTAAACCTACTTTTAATGTACAGAGATGTTTGCCCCCAGTTGTTAGAAACTAGCTCCATTTCAAATTCAACCATAGACTCGACTAAGCTTCTAACAGGATTAAACACGTTGGAAAATGTAGATGAAGAAGAATTAGGCAACATGAAAGTAAAAgcattacaatttttgttggCACTAGATTCTTCTGCATTTGCCCCAGAGAAGGTAGCGTTTTATACTTATCCTCCTATCTGTATTACATACTCGAAAGTTCAAATCCCTCTTTCAAATCTTGATGCAAATTTCTCCAGGAGTTATTCGGCCAAGCAGTTCCATTTTTGATTTCGCTTCTTGACGATGATCAAAAATCAAAGGATGTTATTTCTCACACAAGAACAGCAATGAGGATGCTTTTGGATACTTGCGGGGTGTTCGAAGACTGCGGTTATCAAGCGGATATATGGATAAACAGCTCATTGGGGTTGAAAAGTGCGGAAGAAAGatcggaaattgctgtttggCTTGTTGAAGTCATAcggaaaacaatgaaaaatgcaaataaatatatcgaGTGGATTACCAAGGCCGAAGAGGTAGTCGGCGAACAACTCTATAGCAGTACAACAATCGAAGATATATTTGCAGGTAATAACGCGATTGCAAAACCGTCCCTGTTGTACATAAtaagttgaaattttacgtTTTTGCAGATCTGTCGGAACGCGACATAGAAATCGACAGAAACAAAACCGCAAGGCTACTGCCCTCGGTATCTATAAGCCCGCTACTTCCGGCCGCATTCGAAAGTGTAATAAATGATGGACGAAATCTTTTACTGCAGTATTTATCCCGAGTTACGATACACACATTGCATTGCCAAGTTACTCCAAATACGCTGATACATTTGGCACAAGACGTCCAAGAATTAGCTTCACTGTCTTACCTTTCTAGCTGGATACCAAACAGTGAACATGCTTACGTGAAAAAGCCGTTCAGTTCGAAAAGTTTAATTACCAAAATTAGCAAAGCACTGATAACAGACAGTAAAATtaaagtgaataaaatatttcacggtAGCCGGAAAGTCGTTTTCAAAGTTGTAGATGAAGAATTCAGTCTTGAACATTCAATGAGTCACGAAGAACTTCTTGCTTTGTTCAGGTTAACTGTATTCTATTTTACACGATTAATACAGGAGGAAAAATTCACAGACGAATTGATTCATAACGTTAAAGTTCTTTTGATTTCTTTGCTACATATTGCTATGGACATTGAAAATACTACAGAGGGTTCCGATAATCTGTCCGAAGAATGTTGTAAATGGATATTCACCCATCCAATTATCCTGCagtttttttcacctttataCAAACGAAAGAATCTCGTTGGAAAGTATATTACAGAAATGACTGTGCAGGTTTCTTTGGCTGTGATTGATTTGTTTGGTGAGCAGAAAATCTCCGATATGATCGTCcccttgaaagaaaaatttatgacaAAGCTACTATCTGCGGCAAAGAAATGCCAGAGTGATGAACGTGTCAAAGATTCCTCAAGCGTGATACAACTAGTCGAAATACTACAACTGAACATTAATTATATTGTAGAAATTTTAGAAGTCTTGATCGAATTAGAGGTAGACAAACTTCTTTCAACGGATAAAAATCATCTATCAATGTGGGGCTTGTTAATCCCGAAATTACTAACAATTACGGCAACGAAAAGAAACATTGATAGCAACACACAATCTGTCAGCCTGGAAAAATCAATGATAGAAAAGATTTGCCAACGTACGATTCAGTTAAGCCTGTGCAAGATCAAAGATTTGGACTTATGGATCGATAGTCTTCTATCTCATTTGGAAAGGTTTCCGCACAATATTGCTGTGATTGATAAAAGTTGGTTGAATTTCTAACTCATATTACCATCACATAGATTCACTTCAACACATAATTAAATTGATTAAAACTGTTGcttgataaaatttcagacTTCTTCCTGTCCCTGGTCAAGGATAAAATGAGCTCTTCCGCAATAAAACTTGCGTCTTTTCTTATAAACAGGAATACAAAATTCATTCCTGTTTACGTGAAGTACGCTTTGCACAATGAAAACGTATTAAAAGCAAGAGAAGCTATTTTTCCGATTCTATCTAGCATACAGGATCACGAAACACAGCCGCAATTCTTCCTGAAATTACGAGacttgtataaaaatgaaattttcagttgGTTTTCTGATCCCAACACCATAGATAcgtgcattaaaaaaaatataacagcTGCCGTTCGACTGATTGATACTACTATTGGTAagtaatgaaaagaaaaattataagtaACAAAACAGTTACACCATTAATAAATTcgagaataatattttacagatTCAAAAACGTGTGACGATACTTGCGAAATGATTCTGTCAAATGGCGACAAATTGTTGGCGGTCGATACAAGTTACATCCAGTTactaaaaatcattttcacaaagGCTGTAAGCGTTGAGCACGCCGAAAATAATCGTTTGGTcgattttgttcaaatattgATTCACATAATGGTATCATCATTGAAAAAAGAGAGTAAAAACACACAGAAGCACAACAGCTTGTGTCAGATTTTACTGGACATTTTGAATttggttcgaaacaaagaaaacaattcGCGTTTTCACGAGATAAGAAAGAATCACTCCTGGCCACAGTTTACGAGATTTTCCTTAAAGCTTGGACTGAAGTCATCCAAGGAGAGTGACGCACAAGTTCAGCTACTCAAAACTTTTGTCAGACTATGTGATGTTGTATACGAGGATAACTGCGATGACGAATACATTAAAACCTTGTTCGAAATGACGACCTCCCATTCAGAGTTTATCAACGTCATGCTTGGTCACTCACCTACTAAAAGTAAGCCGCgttattcaagaaaatatGCAACaatagatgaaaattatactGATCAATGATATTCGTTTCAGGGCATTTGATCGAGCTGCTTCTTACCTTGGTTCGTAAAAATAACTCTTTGATGACATCGACACACGTACCGCTTTACCTAGGCGCATATAACGCAACGTTGAGCGAAACTGACCAAATGATATTACAGGTAAGAAATGGGTAGTCAAACAAGAAAGTGAATCTTTCTTCCCGACTTTAAATGCTCCGGGATAATCCTCAGTAATTCTTTACATTCAGCTACTGCAGTACTACGAAAGTCATGATGTCAAACTAACGGACTATCGCCCTTACCTTTGGGGTAGCGCTGCTGCTTCACATTACAGCGTTAAAACTGGAGTGGACACTGCATTGTGGAGACAGCCATCAACTTCCCAAGTATTGGATTTATTCTTACCAGAAATCGTTAATAACACGGTGAAAAATTACCCAGTCAACAGAAAGCTACAGATGGTAAATCTTTTTGTAACTGACATGCTAATTTACACTGACTTAATGTAATTAACACTGTTTTTATCTTTGCTAATTTCAGAGCTCTGAATTACATGCTTCACAGTCAATTTATGATCCAGCGTTTTACTTGCCACTGCTCTGTTACTTATTATCAGACAACAGCGTGGTTGCTTGTCATAAAATCACTCAGA is a window of Neodiprion pinetum isolate iyNeoPine1 chromosome 4, iyNeoPine1.2, whole genome shotgun sequence DNA encoding:
- the LOC124217107 gene encoding nucleolar pre-ribosomal-associated protein 1 — translated: MVAANDDRKQISKKIKKKNCASECSEMKTDTGMYDEQNVSPSKVNGVVKKIKKANKRKADTIDDAKDPSVGLLKETEQTEQSTFDTGSKKLRLENESGKDNDETDEDETGTTPNITDKEASQITGKSLRAGFNSADSIIVLRKFVTICNDKKKHDLSVQYLNAGGSPLEILKLLDTMDKKSSSNTTTVFSAMEIVVMKILEKYPQYHSSATEACRHLLNSHLSSIHSMLSSQSNAKQRKVVLRLLTAVVSLGGSLPRELLGHLSLHTQVLDTLSSHTQPSDPQCVRTSFVHFILSFLVEGNLSVVRALLEKRGVLSSIFPGLIYDSHQLVNLVLTTIKSYVLENPGISKTIKLHTFSTPVVQNLVSLYNWKGPTNWPGKNRKQNVEESSGHTNLEEKKVVVEVVHEFLSTLLTSNKFGIIFHDRSLGTSGQKNNQLANTILQSLDRPWEHEKPADLVVRILVACPDLIRSQLVYTESYLAPVASKNWVLLMKFMQKVIGSLDPKLCLKPCLPELTISQLFSALTTLTAPLIILKNAIAPSIDHDNALIRQTSIVLLSVMLGQLNNFMNTIRNDSIYRSDAEKIQHLVTDYMLKNIPSLDSILTAWNKALLLDKEHEEDSEAVVTVSQSPCKNSLEAILNLLLMYRDVCPQLLETSSISNSTIDSTKLLTGLNTLENVDEEELGNMKVKALQFLLALDSSAFAPEKELFGQAVPFLISLLDDDQKSKDVISHTRTAMRMLLDTCGVFEDCGYQADIWINSSLGLKSAEERSEIAVWLVEVIRKTMKNANKYIEWITKAEEVVGEQLYSSTTIEDIFADLSERDIEIDRNKTARLLPSVSISPLLPAAFESVINDGRNLLLQYLSRVTIHTLHCQVTPNTLIHLAQDVQELASLSYLSSWIPNSEHAYVKKPFSSKSLITKISKALITDSKIKVNKIFHGSRKVVFKVVDEEFSLEHSMSHEELLALFRLTVFYFTRLIQEEKFTDELIHNVKVLLISLLHIAMDIENTTEGSDNLSEECCKWIFTHPIILQFFSPLYKRKNLVGKYITEMTVQVSLAVIDLFGEQKISDMIVPLKEKFMTKLLSAAKKCQSDERVKDSSSVIQLVEILQLNINYIVEILEVLIELEVDKLLSTDKNHLSMWGLLIPKLLTITATKRNIDSNTQSVSLEKSMIEKICQRTIQLSLCKIKDLDLWIDSLLSHLERFPHNIAVIDKNFFLSLVKDKMSSSAIKLASFLINRNTKFIPVYVKYALHNENVLKAREAIFPILSSIQDHETQPQFFLKLRDLYKNEIFSWFSDPNTIDTCIKKNITAAVRLIDTTIDSKTCDDTCEMILSNGDKLLAVDTSYIQLLKIIFTKAVSVEHAENNRLVDFVQILIHIMVSSLKKESKNTQKHNSLCQILLDILNLVRNKENNSRFHEIRKNHSWPQFTRFSLKLGLKSSKESDAQVQLLKTFVRLCDVVYEDNCDDEYIKTLFEMTTSHSEFINVMLGHSPTKRHLIELLLTLVRKNNSLMTSTHVPLYLGAYNATLSETDQMILQLLQYYESHDVKLTDYRPYLWGSAAASHYSVKTGVDTALWRQPSTSQVLDLFLPEIVNNTVKNYPVNRKLQMSSELHASQSIYDPAFYLPLLCYLLSDNSVVACHKITQSGALALSLSACGSTDGQTRLAAFTVISRFYYHLEATNSKEKLLWMHFIDIFRKGISSAEPELKNVQISCLVTTFMARTSLVATQPLNPLYSSLQKFLVAKPSLDLATIPEFLQLFHSSEIDHKLHRFWILEVVRDGLKTAIDGDLAFRCVLFKMLLDFYNCALADRQTQNLILQVINSAVKIPNTAVLLVTGYGLLPWLHEIIYSSDVNDTEFVTIFTEVTLNLYDSLVKSNEKNEDVYFMFLQTMMNFKKILSRSTDIESYKNYVSTMEKIVSFKPNDFCKILSFKFMTALVELSKTILGEIKECQDILQHGSKFANKTLSLYCPDSYSTSDSNVITLAKTSLIKLLFTWYSVKEI